The DNA segment TGGTGAACTGGAGCAGCACGGTGTCCAGGAAGAAGCCCGCGAACTCCGCCCAGACGCCCTCCCCGGTGACCGAGGCCAGGGTGAGGAAGCCCTCCGCGACATCGGCGTAGTCCTCCAGGACGCCGGAGTTGGCGCCGGGCGTGCCGTCGCGGGAGGTGCGGTGCAGCCGGGCCTGCCAGTCCATGTGGACGCGGACCAGCAGGTCGGCGGCGTCGGTGGCGGCCTGGATCAGGTCAGGACGGTCGAAGTAGGCGCCGGTCTCGGCGAGCGCGGCGATGGCCAGCCCGTTCCAGGAGGCGACGACCTTGTCGTCCCGCCCCGGGCGCGGCCGCTCCTCCCGCGCCGCGAGCAGCCGCTGCCGGACGGAGGCCACCCGGTCGGCGTCCACCGGGCCGTCGGCGTCCGGGAGCTGGAGGACCGAGGCGCCCTCCTCGAAGGTGCCTTCCGGGGTGACACCGAAGCGGGCGGCGGCGAACTCCGCGTCCTCCTCGCCCAGTACGGCGCGCAGTTGCTCGGGCGTCCAGACGTAGTAGGCGCCCTCGACATGCCTGCCGGTGCCCGACCCGTCGTCACTGTCGGCGTCCAGTGCGGAGGCGAAGCCGCCCTGTTCGGTGCGGAGTTCGCGGACCATGAAGTCGGCGGTCCCGACGGCGATGCGCCGGGCGAGGTCCGAGCCGGTGGACCGCCACAGGTGGGCGTAGGTCCGGCACAGCAGGGCGTTGTCGTAGAGCATCTTCTCGAAGTGCGGCACGGTCCAGGTGGCATCCACCGCATAGCGCGCGAACCCGCCGCCGAGCTGGTCGTAGATGCCGCCCCGGGCCATCGCCGCACAGGTCGCCTGCACCATCTCCAGAGCCCCGGCGGACCCGGTGCGGGCGTGGTGGCGGAGCAGGAACTCCAGCACCATGGACGGCGGGAACTTGGGCGCCCCGCCGAACCCGCCGTTCACCGCGTCGAACTCCCGGGTCAGCCCCATCAGGGCACCGTGCAGCTCCTCCGGCAGCGGGGGCCGCCGGTCCGCGGGCAGCGACTCGGTGAGCGACCGCCCGGCCAGGTCGGCGACGATCCGCCCGGCGACCTCGCCGACCTCGTCCCGCCGGTCCGCCCAGGCGCTGCGCACCCCCTCCAGGATCTGCCCGAAGGACGGCATGCCGTGGCGCGGCTCGGGCGGGAAGTACGTACCGAAGTAGAAGGGCTCGGCCTCGGGCGTGAGAAACACGGTCATCGGCCAGCCCCCCTGCCCCGTGGCGGCCTGCACGGCCTCCATGTACACGGAGTCGACGTCGGGACGCTCCTCCCGGTCGACCTTGACCGCCACGAAGTGCTCGTTGATCAGGTCCGC comes from the Streptomyces angustmyceticus genome and includes:
- a CDS encoding thioredoxin domain-containing protein translates to MPNRLAHETSPYLLQHADNPVDWWPWSSDAFEEARRRGVPVLLSVGYSSCHWCHVMAHESFEDQATADLINEHFVAVKVDREERPDVDSVYMEAVQAATGQGGWPMTVFLTPEAEPFYFGTYFPPEPRHGMPSFGQILEGVRSAWADRRDEVGEVAGRIVADLAGRSLTESLPADRRPPLPEELHGALMGLTREFDAVNGGFGGAPKFPPSMVLEFLLRHHARTGSAGALEMVQATCAAMARGGIYDQLGGGFARYAVDATWTVPHFEKMLYDNALLCRTYAHLWRSTGSDLARRIAVGTADFMVRELRTEQGGFASALDADSDDGSGTGRHVEGAYYVWTPEQLRAVLGEEDAEFAAARFGVTPEGTFEEGASVLQLPDADGPVDADRVASVRQRLLAAREERPRPGRDDKVVASWNGLAIAALAETGAYFDRPDLIQAATDAADLLVRVHMDWQARLHRTSRDGTPGANSGVLEDYADVAEGFLTLASVTGEGVWAEFAGFFLDTVLLQFTTEDGALYDTAADAEALIRRPQDPTDNATPSGWTAAAGALLSYAALTGSELHRDAAERALGIVTALGGRAPRFIGWGLAVAEAALDGPREVAVVGPQGDPATAALHRAALLGTAPGAVVALGEPGVDEVPLLKDRPLVDGRPAAYVCRRFTCERPTTEPEELTERLGG